A segment of the Methylomonas paludis genome:
TCCGACAGGACACCGCGCTGCCAAATGGGTAAAGCTCAGCCATCAATATATCATTGGCAAACCACTAGTAGTCGACCAATCTTGTTTTGACGGATACGGCGAACGATGCGCATCCAGAGTCGGCACTTCCATTTGTATGCTTCCGTCAAAGTAATATTGATCAACCACTAATCTCCCCAAATATATTTTCTCTCATCCACAATATTCGGGCTTATGATTCGTCTACACAAGTATGAATACATCACTGACCGATCGATCTGGCTATGACCTGCAGACGCTGATGACTGAACAGAACCGGCATCTTACCGAAACCATAGTCCGGGAAAGCGGGCGGCTGGGTGGCTTCATTCGCCAACGCGTACCTGATCCCGAAGACGCAGAAGACATCTTGCAAGAGGTGTTATTCGAGCTGGTCGAGGCCTACCGCTTGCCGGAACCGATTGAACAGGTAGGCGCCTGGTTGTTCCGCGTAGCCCGCAATCGCATTATTGACCGGTTCCGCAAGAAACGCGAGCAACCATTCCCGGAGGCGGAGGATAGCGAAGAGGGCTATTGGCTTGATCAGGCTCTACCGGCCCTGGATAGCGGGCCGGAAGCCAGCGTTGCGCGAGCCATGTTGCTGGAGGCAATCTCAATGGCGTTGGATGAGTTGCCCGCCAGACAACGCGAGGTATTCATTGCCCATGAATTGGACGGACTTAGCTTCAAGGAGCTGGCCGTTCAAAGCGGGGAAAACCTAAATACCCTACTGGGATGGAAAAGACTGGCCGTACTGCATCTGCGCACGCGGCTGCAACCGCTCTATGATGAGCTTTCATGATAAAGGAAACAAAATTGAAAACGAACTGTTCAAACGACACTCCGGCATGTAAGTCAAGGTGTTTCAAGATCGCACTGCTGATAGTCACAGGTATTGCCGCCTTAGGCTTGCTGGTGATGCTGCTGTGGAACTGGTTGATGCCGGAGCTGTTTGTTGGGGCGCGGCAAATCGGCTATTTTCAGGCCCTGGGTATTTTACTGCTGAGCAAAATCCTGTTTGGCGGCTGCCACGCTCATGGCCGCTGGAAGGAACGCCGCCAACATTGGGAAAGCATGACCCCGGAAGAGCGGGAACAACTGAAAGGCCATTTCAAAAGCCGCTGGGGCCACTGGTGCCGCTCGGATAAAGCTGAAGATAAAACGGTAGGTAGCCCGACACATCATGGCGAATAACACAAATTTGGCCGGGCAGCCGGAAACGCCACAAGCCAGAGCATCAGCCGATTTGTCCAGACGACTGCGCCGCTTTGCACTGACCGTCATGCCGATCCTGATTGGACTTCATGCCTACATAGGCTGGCGCTTGCTGCCGGCGCTGCCCATCGGCATGCCGGGGACGGTGGTGGGTGGGCTGCTGCTGGGCCTGTCCGCGTTGCTGATACCTTTGGGAATGTTTGCCCGTTTTTTAGTTCCGAGCCATTCGATGGCCGACCGAATCAGTTGGGCAAGTTCCTTGGTCATGGGGCTGTTTTCCTCAGTTTTGGTGCTAACGCTGCTGCGCGATGTGTTTTTGCTTATAGCGCAGACGCCATCGCTGGCCGGCTCAACGGCGGCGGCCGTTCTGGTGGCCGCAGCGCTGTTGACCGTGATCGGTTTCGTCAATGCGCGGCGGGTAGCGCAGGTGGTCCGCATCGATATCCCGCTGGCCGGTTTGCCGATGCCGCTGGCCGGTTTCACCATCGTTCAGCTTAGCGACATTCATGTTGGACCAACGATCAAGGGCGATTACGTTGCAGCCATCGTCGATCGCGTCAACAGCTTGAATGCCGACCTTATCGCTATTACCGGCGATATAGTCGATGGTGGGGTGCTCGAACTTTCGGCTCATACCGCACCTTTGGCAAGACTTAGGGCGCGGCATGGTGCCTTTGTCGTCACCGGCAATCATGAATATTATTCGGGTGCCCTGAATTGGATGGCAGAATTCCAGCGTTTGGGTCTCAGGGGCCTGATAAACGAACATGTGGTCATCGAACACGGCGGCGCACGCATGGTCGTTGCAGGAATAACGGATTACAGCGCACATTTGTTTGACCTTGCCCAACGAAGCGATCCTTTAGCAGCGCTGGCCGGCAGCCCGGAAGGCATCCCCAGGATATTGCTGGCCCACCAGCCACGTTCGGCTCCTGCAGCGGCATCGGCTGGCTTTGATCTGCAACTGTCCGGACACACCCATGGTGGGCAATTCTGGCCGTGGAATCTGTTTGTCTTCCTGCAACAGCCATTCACAGCCGGACTGCATCGGCTTGGCAGGCTTTGGGTTTATACCAGCCGGGGAACCGGCTACTGGGGACCGCCCAAACGCTTTGGCGCGCCATCCGAGATTACGTTATTGCGACTGATCCCCGACCCGGCAAGCAGAGCACAGCAACCGCAAGATCAAGCCGCTTGATAGGCTGCAGCATATATGAAAGTTTCGTAACAGAGTATTTAGTGGGGAATGCTCTCTGACGGTTTTCTTTGCTGCTTGGTTTTTTCCGTAAACCATTAAACAATACCCTAGGTTTTATGCCAACTCATCAACTAATAGTAATAACGAAGTTGGGCAATCAAAATCGCTTCGTCCTGATGCTTATAAACAATTCTATATTCATCATCAATTCGGCGCGACCAGTCACCAGCGAGGCCATGCTTTAATAGTTCAGGCTTACCAATGCCTTCATAATGGCAGCTCAAGGTTTGAATCATACGAAACTAAAGTTTCGCCCCCCCTTGTCGGGTCAAAGTGAAACGGACAGATCGGGGCCATCGGAGAATTCGAAAAAAGATTTATAAGCCAATCAAGCGACATACACCTAAAATCCATCAGCAAGCTTTTCAATACCCTCGCCGCGGGCAGTGATGACCGCTTGATTCAGACGTACCAAATCCGCTTCCAACCTTGAGACTTCCTCAGGGGCATAAGCATCGAACAATCGATTGATATGGATCAAATGGTCTGGGAAGGTTTGTTCGTATATAGCGCGTCCCGCTTCGGTTAAACGGACTATTTGGCTGCGTCCGTCTTTTTTTGAAGCTAATCTTTCTACAATCCCCTTATCCTCCAGACGACCGACAACCCCTGTTAGCGTGCCTTTGGTAATCAAAGTTTCTTCACCGAGCTTCTTGAGCGGCATACCCGAAGTATTGCCTAAGGTAATAATTACATCGTATTGAGGCAAAGTTAAATCAAGCGCATGAACGTGCCTAGCCGCATATGACAGAAATACTTGGTGTGTGCGTAGTAACTGGCGTAATACGGCTGGAAATGTTGCAGGCGATGTCATAATTTTAAATATTGTTCTAACTAGAACCTTATGATAACGCTAAGCCATCCAGCCCTCAAGATAAACCTTACAGCTTGCCATACATATCATATATTACTAATATGCTGGCTGATCAATGCATCAGCCAGCATGGTTGATTATGGCTTAGTGGTTGGCGATGTAAATTTTTTGCATTTCTTCATAGCGAGCCAAAGCCTCTTTCAGTTCAGTGAGTCGCTATTTTTGCGAAAGCTTGTTTAGGGGCATCCCAGCCCCAACAAGCGGCAAAAATTACGCGACCGCTAATGCCTCCGGCGGCCCCGATTCGTCCTCCTCACCTCGTTCCGACCCAACAAGGGGATCGGAACTTCGGCTCCAAGTGACTTGACGGCGTTTCGCGATGCCTTGCAGGTTTTCTCCGCTTCGCTTCGAAAACCCGCCCGGCGCTACGCCTATCGGGGACTAAAAATCTTCGCTCCACTTACGTTCCGCTTCCAAGATTTTCAGCGGATGTACCAGCCAATTGCAAATCGCCTTCCCTGGCGGCTTTCCATGCGTTATTCAAGCGTTTGCCGGCTTGCTGGCGTTTAACTTCGAGATCATTGTTCTCGATGTCTTTTTGCTGTTGTTTGGCAGTGCTGACCAAATCGGCAACCACTTCCTTGTCCGCATTGCTCTCCACAGCAGCGATGAAAGCGGCTAAAGGTACGGAGAGAACAGCAGCTAGATTCAGCATAGGTATGAATGCTATAGATTGGAAGCCCTTAATAATATAAAACTCAAGCACTTCGAAATTTGTAAGGCATTGAATTTATTTAGGGGGTAACTCATAAAAGTTTTTTAGAGCCCCTGGTAATAACATGAAAAATAAGCGGTGTAATGCGCAAATCTTGCAACAGGTTATTCTTGAGAAATACACTGATATTGGACGCTCGCTTTGTTTCATGCTTGCCATTCAAAATCTGCCTTTTTCCAACTTCCTGAGGCGATATTCGCACCTGATGCATCGCTTCCCGATCCTTGAAAGTTCAGTTAGGTATTGCTGGCAAAGCGAGCAAGAAGGGGGGAAGCTGCAACATATCGTCAAATAAGGTTTCATCGCCGGGTTGGTGGGATAAGAGTTCACAATTTTTTACATATCGATAAGATTTCATCCCTGCAGCGGCGGCGGCCACAATCCCAACATCGCTATCCTCAATAACCACGCATTGGCTAGGCATAAAGCCCATCGCGTTGGCCGCATATTGGAATAAGCCTGGCTCCGGCTTCCAAGAGCCAATATCATATGAACTGAAGAGGCGATCATCAAAGAAAGGCGCCAGGCCACTAACGTGCAATGCATGACGGATTTTCGAAACAGGCCCGCTGGAAGCAATGCACTTAGGGGGAGCTTACGGCTTCGAGCATTTCAATCACGCCGGGCATCGGTTTTAG
Coding sequences within it:
- a CDS encoding RNA polymerase sigma factor, producing the protein MNTSLTDRSGYDLQTLMTEQNRHLTETIVRESGRLGGFIRQRVPDPEDAEDILQEVLFELVEAYRLPEPIEQVGAWLFRVARNRIIDRFRKKREQPFPEAEDSEEGYWLDQALPALDSGPEASVARAMLLEAISMALDELPARQREVFIAHELDGLSFKELAVQSGENLNTLLGWKRLAVLHLRTRLQPLYDELS
- a CDS encoding DUF3106 domain-containing protein, which encodes MKTNCSNDTPACKSRCFKIALLIVTGIAALGLLVMLLWNWLMPELFVGARQIGYFQALGILLLSKILFGGCHAHGRWKERRQHWESMTPEEREQLKGHFKSRWGHWCRSDKAEDKTVGSPTHHGE
- a CDS encoding metallophosphoesterase; amino-acid sequence: MANNTNLAGQPETPQARASADLSRRLRRFALTVMPILIGLHAYIGWRLLPALPIGMPGTVVGGLLLGLSALLIPLGMFARFLVPSHSMADRISWASSLVMGLFSSVLVLTLLRDVFLLIAQTPSLAGSTAAAVLVAAALLTVIGFVNARRVAQVVRIDIPLAGLPMPLAGFTIVQLSDIHVGPTIKGDYVAAIVDRVNSLNADLIAITGDIVDGGVLELSAHTAPLARLRARHGAFVVTGNHEYYSGALNWMAEFQRLGLRGLINEHVVIEHGGARMVVAGITDYSAHLFDLAQRSDPLAALAGSPEGIPRILLAHQPRSAPAAASAGFDLQLSGHTHGGQFWPWNLFVFLQQPFTAGLHRLGRLWVYTSRGTGYWGPPKRFGAPSEITLLRLIPDPASRAQQPQDQAA
- a CDS encoding Txe/YoeB family addiction module toxin translates to MIQTLSCHYEGIGKPELLKHGLAGDWSRRIDDEYRIVYKHQDEAILIAQLRYYY
- a CDS encoding MarR family winged helix-turn-helix transcriptional regulator encodes the protein MTSPATFPAVLRQLLRTHQVFLSYAARHVHALDLTLPQYDVIITLGNTSGMPLKKLGEETLITKGTLTGVVGRLEDKGIVERLASKKDGRSQIVRLTEAGRAIYEQTFPDHLIHINRLFDAYAPEEVSRLEADLVRLNQAVITARGEGIEKLADGF
- a CDS encoding HAD-IA family hydrolase, producing the protein MHVSGLAPFFDDRLFSSYDIGSWKPEPGLFQYAANAMGFMPSQCVVIEDSDVGIVAAAAAGMKSYRYVKNCELLSHQPGDETLFDDMLQLPPFLLALPAIPN